The Novosphingobium kaempferiae genome includes a window with the following:
- a CDS encoding spore coat U domain-containing protein — protein MMMRKMFLAASGLSAAFLFAPAAQADITGTVDATITLGAGCIINGQSYDDGSANVDFGDLSFGVQNTLFTTAEGQVLNGAAGFTVQCSSGVTPAVTFQTGQNDGSGAGVGLHAMAHQSAAGQFVTYNLYSDAARTAIIPINGSVSLLANGAPQTVNVYGRAFGEAGLTAGTYTDVLTVVLDL, from the coding sequence ATGATGATGAGGAAGATGTTTCTCGCCGCATCCGGCCTTTCGGCCGCGTTTCTGTTCGCTCCGGCGGCGCAGGCGGACATAACCGGCACCGTCGACGCCACGATCACGCTGGGCGCCGGGTGCATCATCAACGGGCAGAGCTATGACGACGGCTCGGCCAACGTCGACTTCGGCGACCTGAGCTTCGGCGTCCAGAACACCCTGTTCACGACCGCAGAGGGACAGGTGCTGAACGGCGCGGCGGGCTTCACCGTCCAGTGCAGCAGCGGCGTGACCCCCGCAGTCACCTTCCAGACCGGCCAGAACGACGGTTCGGGCGCGGGCGTGGGCCTGCACGCGATGGCGCACCAGAGCGCCGCCGGACAGTTCGTCACCTACAACCTCTATTCGGATGCAGCGCGGACCGCGATCATCCCGATCAACGGCAGCGTGTCCCTGCTGGCCAACGGCGCGCCGCAGACCGTCAACGTCTATGGCCGCGCATTCGGGGAGGCCGGGCTCACCGCAGGCACATATACCGACGTGCTGACGGTCGTCCTCGACCTCTGA
- a CDS encoding spore coat U domain-containing protein produces MVRTHPGPALALAILCAGGIGFVRPANAETTAQFDVTATVTAGCLVDGLGGSGNAGRVGVLDFGTDSTFSTATRTATTTTGQAIRLRCTPGVSLTMSIDGGAHFANARRNLQRGTTTTARIGYTLCRDAACNQQIAVGTAVPVTVTGTNSEDVRLPIYGSLTLPGTLPPGTYTDTLTITLTW; encoded by the coding sequence ATGGTGAGGACGCACCCCGGCCCCGCCCTCGCGCTGGCGATCCTGTGCGCGGGCGGCATCGGGTTCGTGCGCCCCGCAAACGCCGAGACGACGGCGCAGTTCGACGTGACGGCCACGGTCACGGCGGGTTGCCTCGTGGACGGCCTCGGCGGCAGCGGCAATGCGGGCCGCGTGGGCGTGCTGGACTTCGGGACGGACTCCACGTTCTCGACCGCGACGCGCACCGCGACCACCACGACCGGACAGGCGATCCGCCTGCGCTGCACGCCGGGGGTCAGCCTGACGATGAGCATCGACGGCGGTGCGCACTTCGCCAATGCCCGCCGCAATCTCCAGCGCGGCACCACGACGACGGCGCGCATCGGCTACACGCTCTGCCGGGACGCCGCCTGCAACCAGCAGATCGCCGTGGGCACCGCCGTTCCGGTTACGGTGACGGGGACGAACAGCGAGGACGTGCGCCTGCCGATCTACGGATCGCTCACGCTGCCCGGCACGCTGCCGCCCGGCACTTACACCGACACACTGACCATCACGCTGACATGGTGA
- a CDS encoding molecular chaperone, with the protein MRNVPVAAAIVLAALPGNFASAQTPGSLLIWPVNPVIEADEPAAALWLENPGRTPVTLQVRVYAWAQRDGENVYAAQNEVLGTPPILSIAPGERQLVRLTRTVPPPGVAEKPYRIVVDQIPTADAQQAAGASIAFRMRYSLPLFSYAKGAGKKDNKGAPPPPPHLAWRAGSDAKGRFLEIRNDGAGHARLTDVAFTGEKAKIGQGLFGYVLPGATMRWPLPGDVSARGELVAKLNGEPDARIERLPE; encoded by the coding sequence ATGAGAAATGTCCCAGTCGCCGCCGCAATCGTTCTGGCCGCCCTGCCCGGCAATTTTGCGAGCGCGCAAACACCCGGCTCGCTGCTCATCTGGCCCGTCAATCCGGTGATCGAGGCCGACGAACCCGCCGCCGCGCTCTGGCTGGAGAACCCCGGTCGCACGCCCGTCACCCTGCAGGTCCGCGTCTATGCGTGGGCGCAGCGGGATGGGGAGAACGTCTATGCGGCGCAGAACGAGGTGCTCGGCACCCCGCCGATCCTCAGCATCGCGCCGGGCGAGCGGCAACTTGTGCGCCTGACCCGGACGGTGCCGCCTCCGGGCGTAGCGGAAAAGCCCTACCGCATCGTCGTCGACCAGATCCCGACGGCGGACGCCCAGCAGGCTGCGGGCGCCTCCATCGCGTTCCGCATGCGCTATTCGCTGCCGCTGTTCTCTTACGCAAAAGGTGCGGGAAAGAAGGACAACAAGGGCGCGCCGCCCCCGCCGCCCCATCTCGCATGGCGCGCGGGATCGGATGCCAAGGGCCGGTTTCTGGAAATACGCAACGACGGCGCAGGACACGCCCGGCTGACCGACGTGGCGTTCACCGGCGAGAAGGCGAAGATCGGACAGGGCCTGTTCGGCTACGTCCTGCCCGGCGCGACGATGCGCTGGCCGCTTCCCGGCGACGTGAGCGCCAGGGGCGAACTCGTCGCCAAGCTCAACGGAGAGCCGGACGCGCGTATCGAGCGGTTGCCGGAATGA
- a CDS encoding glutathione S-transferase family protein has product MKLYHHPLSGHSHRAHLFVSLLGLPHELIEVDLAAGAHKKPEFLKLNPFGQVPVLEDDGVVVADSNSILVYLAKKSGSTEWLPEDPVGAAAVQRWLSVAAGEVAYGPAAARLITVFGAKFNPEEVIGRAHTLLGRLETHLAESDWLAADHPTIADVAVYSYVARAPEGNVDLSPYPAVQAFLGRVEALPGFVPFVKTPVGLTAEAA; this is encoded by the coding sequence ATGAAGCTCTATCATCACCCTCTGTCGGGCCATTCGCATCGTGCCCATCTGTTCGTCTCGCTGCTCGGGCTGCCGCATGAGCTGATCGAGGTCGATCTGGCCGCAGGCGCGCACAAGAAGCCCGAATTTCTCAAGCTGAACCCGTTCGGGCAGGTGCCGGTGCTGGAGGATGATGGCGTAGTCGTCGCCGATTCCAACTCGATCCTCGTCTACCTCGCCAAGAAGTCGGGCAGCACCGAATGGCTGCCGGAAGACCCGGTCGGCGCAGCCGCCGTGCAGCGCTGGCTTTCGGTCGCGGCGGGCGAAGTGGCCTATGGCCCTGCTGCCGCGCGTCTCATCACGGTGTTCGGCGCCAAGTTCAATCCAGAGGAAGTGATCGGGCGGGCGCACACGCTGCTGGGGCGGCTGGAAACTCATCTGGCGGAAAGCGACTGGCTGGCGGCGGATCATCCGACCATCGCCGACGTCGCGGTCTACAGCTATGTCGCGCGCGCGCCGGAAGGCAACGTGGATCTGTCGCCCTATCCGGCCGTGCAGGCGTTCCTGGGCCGTGTCGAAGCGCTCCCCGGCTTCGTGCCCTTCGTGAAGACGCCGGTCGGGCTGACCGCCGAAGCCGCATGA